In a single window of the Limnochorda sp. L945t genome:
- the bshB1 gene encoding bacillithiol biosynthesis deacetylase BshB1 has protein sequence MLLSDPAGAPGSPPSLPIEALYGTGLDRPVDVLAVGAHPDDVELAVGGTVAAFVARGLSVGILDLTNGEPTPFGSPERRRAESHEAARILGVQTRVTLALPNRALQDTVDGRTAVASVLRLLRPKLLLGHYWEDLHPDHVAASALTDAARFYGKLTRTSMPGEPYLVPRALYFVATHLRLHAPASLAVDVSAFWEERKLPAVEAYTSQFGVNEAGRAVPERLRTRDRYYGDLIGCRYAEPLIARELAGVADPSALV, from the coding sequence GTGTTGCTGAGCGACCCTGCCGGCGCGCCGGGGTCGCCCCCCTCGCTGCCCATCGAGGCGCTGTACGGGACCGGACTGGATCGTCCCGTCGACGTGCTTGCCGTCGGAGCCCATCCGGACGACGTGGAACTGGCCGTCGGAGGCACGGTGGCTGCCTTCGTCGCCCGCGGCCTCTCGGTGGGCATCCTGGACCTGACCAACGGCGAGCCGACGCCGTTCGGCAGCCCCGAGCGGCGGCGGGCGGAGAGCCATGAAGCCGCTCGCATCCTGGGGGTGCAGACCCGCGTCACGCTGGCGCTTCCCAACCGCGCCCTGCAGGACACCGTCGACGGCCGCACGGCCGTGGCCTCGGTGCTCCGCCTGCTCCGGCCCAAGCTGTTGCTCGGACACTACTGGGAGGACCTGCACCCCGATCACGTAGCGGCGTCGGCGTTGACCGACGCGGCGCGCTTTTACGGCAAGCTGACTCGCACCTCGATGCCGGGCGAGCCGTACCTGGTACCTCGCGCCCTTTACTTCGTCGCGACCCACCTGCGCCTGCACGCGCCCGCCTCGCTGGCGGTGGACGTCTCCGCCTTCTGGGAAGAGCGCAAGCTACCCGCCGTCGAGGCATACACGTCGCAATTCGGGGTCAACGAGGCGGGCCGCGCCGTGCCCGAGCGGTTGCGCACCCGGGATCGCTACTACGGCGACCTGATCGGCTGCCGGTACGCCGAGCCGCTCATCGCCCGGGAGCTCGCCGGCGTGGCGGACCCATCGGCGCTCGTTTGA
- a CDS encoding glycosyltransferase family 2 protein, which produces MSLRRQIVAIPVFNEERSARQVLERVREVAPQAVVLVVDDGSTDGTASVLAGIPGIAVLRHPRNLGYGRALRDAFDWAQSYGFDQLVTMDCDEQHEPALIPAFFRRLEEGWDIVSGSRYLARVAGSEGEVPLDRLAINREFTARVNALTGFGITDAFCGFKGYQVSALRRLHLSEDGYAMPLEVWVEAWRHGLSIVELPVPLIYKPNFERRFGRGLDDPSARRRYYDDVWRRAVRADGCPAVARRQAGCC; this is translated from the coding sequence TTGAGCTTGCGGCGCCAGATAGTCGCCATCCCCGTCTTCAACGAGGAGCGGTCCGCCAGGCAGGTGCTCGAGCGAGTGCGGGAGGTCGCACCGCAGGCCGTCGTGCTGGTGGTGGACGACGGCTCTACCGACGGCACGGCTTCGGTGCTGGCGGGCATACCCGGGATCGCGGTACTCCGGCATCCCCGCAACCTGGGGTATGGCCGCGCGCTACGGGACGCTTTCGATTGGGCCCAGTCCTACGGGTTCGATCAGCTGGTGACCATGGACTGCGACGAGCAGCACGAGCCGGCCCTGATCCCTGCCTTCTTCCGGCGCCTGGAGGAGGGATGGGACATCGTCTCCGGGAGCCGCTACCTGGCGCGCGTGGCCGGGAGCGAGGGCGAGGTGCCGCTCGACCGGCTGGCGATCAACCGGGAGTTCACGGCCCGCGTCAATGCGCTGACGGGTTTCGGGATCACGGATGCGTTTTGCGGGTTCAAGGGATACCAGGTAAGCGCCTTACGGCGCTTGCACCTCTCGGAGGACGGATATGCGATGCCCCTGGAGGTTTGGGTGGAGGCCTGGCGGCACGGGCTGAGCATCGTAGAGCTGCCGGTGCCCCTCATCTACAAGCCCAACTTCGAGCGCCGTTTCGGTCGGGGGCTCGACGACCCCTCGGCGCGACGGCGCTACTACGACGACGTGTGGCGCAGGGCCGTCCGGGCCGACGGCTGTCCGGCGGTCGCCAGGAGGCAGGCCGGGTGTTGCTGA
- a CDS encoding carboxypeptidase-like regulatory domain-containing protein codes for MLLPADPVRPGTGAVVGHVGFLVPKGLVSIIPEPQAPALVSQGPEGTFRLPLNRLQWGLRWYEGQVPDFTPLTYPGTGRQVNVPAETVAHIEWRFRPEWTDRAASAPYSVPVRYTLQPSGVTLDPVLAWPNPYVKGSTQPLQVYADVPGQGAIWVRLGPAAPGTHCSVLTPWDVLAGPVGSGWQMLEVPASKVTGLPVGLYCVVVDFWQRGQARRRIGGTTVLLVESGAVAQALEVQVRDAADGRPVNGALVTLRRPGGPPGRSGRSNGQGSLTFSGLDAGVYRVEAEAPGYRRAAGEVRVPPADARVQSAAKAELLLRPADTPSIRLAMRNLAGRRALWVGDVVEIDASVEFARGLPDLVPGGEPSVLVELRFPSGLQVLPDSWRPSPGGDEDHRRQTIGWSEGRLLWQVGVPRGSATSSLSVRAMVTPEAAGRGEVEVIARGTMRYGRFEASLAPASTSLPLSRELVDGHGVVVGRVEPASGQDEWVVASSLGVSARVDRSGFFRMALPAGVHMLWVERPAAARGDHEPVRIPRGEPAILVVRPGVSAPAVLAAPSPGARPAGGSPAWRVDAAGRMEWTSGAAPDGNGSLLVTVGAGEARGQLVVAAGPDGRLPARLEWGTALHEVTAGLLDPARGDRVQPPAVDGRLLQPPSSDTGDGGGLVPGVAWEWEAGDARGSGLVATWRLDGGQSFVQAVDRRDEKQTTWLTVTGPMASGQGGQGPALHAGWRRSDEDKSEAQVEYRMSLDPGRPMDPAGYPVPVDGLPPSAWTARLVTPWAGGRDTAWQTWEAGGETGLAGPGAGGGRTTVEWSAARLATGGLAHRLGLGADMGRFTQLYGMGSLLWHSADDARDPARLRQALAVTATPEGSSLPSSLAGAVRLDARAGLAVGQGDGGCEAVPRVYPVARLTAAAAGPAAPRGRWSLGVDARTLHEGQGGAPATAWIDLAASLSRKLDLRVQGRVEATFSAYGLRLTPGTRVEGALQPSSGVRLATGLEARPERLRPSHLAIEYNPRWGTVALRLTPEQAELSWTRAGPAPEETGATGAVKRWSGAFSLRRRSGGAVEPDPTALVAEGRLLYGSERMAASVCARFEGEVAEWSASIGDHPGPSSEAGRWLRASPGRYLRGDVRVTPAGEGYRAWTWMGHAGIRGLLAERWGWFAEGGAASLTLEPGGWSLHRSASFGAGLFVVSRESLLEMGWRLVKAPGEPMRPGDLPASMRPGLFVRTTGWWSSDPGGAGGR; via the coding sequence GTGCTCTTGCCGGCCGATCCGGTGCGCCCCGGCACGGGCGCCGTCGTGGGACACGTCGGGTTCCTGGTGCCGAAGGGGCTGGTCTCGATCATTCCCGAGCCCCAGGCACCCGCTCTGGTCAGCCAGGGTCCCGAGGGGACGTTTCGGCTTCCCTTGAACCGGCTTCAGTGGGGCCTGCGCTGGTACGAAGGCCAGGTACCGGACTTCACCCCGCTGACGTACCCGGGTACGGGGCGCCAGGTAAACGTGCCTGCCGAGACCGTCGCCCACATCGAGTGGAGGTTCCGGCCCGAATGGACGGATCGGGCCGCCTCCGCTCCTTACTCCGTTCCCGTGCGCTACACGCTTCAGCCGAGCGGGGTGACCCTCGACCCTGTCCTGGCATGGCCCAACCCTTACGTCAAAGGCTCTACGCAGCCGTTACAGGTCTACGCTGACGTCCCGGGCCAGGGCGCGATCTGGGTCAGACTGGGCCCGGCCGCGCCGGGCACCCACTGCAGCGTCTTGACGCCGTGGGACGTGTTGGCCGGGCCGGTAGGGTCCGGATGGCAGATGCTGGAGGTCCCGGCCTCCAAGGTCACCGGCCTGCCCGTGGGTCTGTATTGCGTGGTGGTGGATTTCTGGCAGCGGGGACAGGCCCGGCGGCGGATTGGAGGCACGACGGTCCTGCTCGTCGAGAGCGGGGCGGTCGCTCAGGCGCTCGAGGTCCAGGTCCGCGACGCCGCGGATGGCAGGCCGGTCAACGGGGCTCTGGTGACCTTGAGGCGCCCGGGGGGACCGCCGGGGCGGTCGGGCCGCTCCAACGGGCAGGGGAGCCTGACTTTCTCCGGTCTGGATGCCGGCGTCTACCGAGTAGAAGCCGAGGCGCCGGGTTACCGGAGAGCGGCCGGGGAGGTCCGGGTGCCGCCTGCCGATGCACGGGTGCAAAGCGCCGCTAAGGCCGAACTGTTGCTCCGGCCCGCTGACACGCCCTCTATCCGGCTGGCGATGCGCAACCTCGCCGGGCGGCGGGCCCTGTGGGTCGGCGACGTCGTCGAGATCGACGCCAGCGTGGAGTTTGCGCGGGGCCTGCCGGATCTCGTGCCGGGGGGCGAGCCGTCTGTCCTGGTGGAGCTCCGCTTTCCTTCCGGGCTGCAGGTCCTCCCCGATTCGTGGCGGCCATCCCCGGGGGGAGACGAGGATCACCGCCGTCAGACGATCGGGTGGAGCGAAGGGAGGCTGCTCTGGCAAGTGGGCGTTCCTCGAGGGAGCGCGACCTCGTCGCTGTCGGTGCGGGCGATGGTGACGCCCGAAGCGGCGGGGCGAGGCGAGGTGGAGGTGATCGCCCGAGGCACGATGCGCTACGGGCGTTTCGAGGCGTCTCTTGCGCCCGCGTCCACCTCCTTGCCCTTGTCCCGGGAGCTGGTGGACGGGCACGGGGTGGTCGTTGGCCGCGTGGAGCCCGCGAGCGGGCAGGACGAATGGGTGGTGGCCTCGAGCCTCGGCGTGTCGGCCAGGGTCGACCGGTCGGGTTTTTTCCGCATGGCGCTGCCGGCAGGCGTGCACATGCTGTGGGTCGAGCGCCCGGCGGCGGCACGGGGGGATCACGAGCCAGTCCGGATACCCCGGGGAGAGCCGGCCATCCTCGTCGTCCGGCCGGGTGTGAGTGCGCCCGCGGTGCTCGCCGCTCCTTCTCCCGGTGCTCGACCGGCAGGAGGGTCGCCGGCGTGGCGCGTCGACGCGGCAGGCCGGATGGAGTGGACCTCCGGCGCGGCACCAGACGGCAACGGCTCGCTTTTGGTCACGGTCGGTGCCGGAGAAGCGAGGGGGCAGCTGGTCGTTGCTGCAGGGCCGGATGGCCGCTTGCCGGCACGGCTGGAGTGGGGGACGGCCCTCCACGAGGTGACCGCAGGGCTGCTCGACCCGGCCAGGGGGGATCGCGTGCAGCCTCCGGCAGTGGACGGGCGTCTGCTGCAGCCCCCCTCTTCCGACACCGGGGATGGCGGGGGCCTGGTTCCGGGCGTTGCGTGGGAGTGGGAGGCTGGCGATGCCAGAGGGTCCGGGTTGGTGGCTACGTGGCGGCTCGACGGCGGACAGAGCTTCGTACAGGCCGTCGACCGGCGGGACGAGAAGCAAACGACCTGGCTGACCGTTACGGGCCCCATGGCCTCCGGGCAGGGGGGGCAAGGCCCGGCTCTGCACGCAGGGTGGCGGCGTAGCGACGAGGACAAGAGCGAGGCTCAAGTGGAGTACCGGATGAGCCTTGATCCGGGCCGGCCCATGGACCCGGCCGGATACCCGGTCCCGGTCGACGGGCTGCCGCCAAGCGCGTGGACGGCCAGGCTCGTCACTCCATGGGCAGGAGGGAGGGATACCGCGTGGCAGACGTGGGAAGCGGGCGGGGAGACGGGGCTCGCAGGCCCCGGAGCGGGGGGCGGCCGCACCACGGTGGAGTGGAGCGCGGCCCGGCTCGCGACCGGCGGTCTGGCCCACCGTTTGGGGCTTGGTGCGGACATGGGGCGCTTCACCCAGCTGTACGGGATGGGCAGCCTGCTGTGGCACTCCGCCGATGACGCGCGGGATCCCGCCAGGTTGCGGCAGGCCCTGGCGGTAACCGCCACGCCCGAAGGCTCCTCGCTCCCGAGCTCCCTCGCGGGCGCGGTCCGGTTGGATGCCCGGGCAGGCCTGGCAGTCGGGCAGGGCGATGGCGGGTGCGAGGCCGTTCCCCGGGTCTATCCCGTCGCCCGCCTCACTGCAGCCGCGGCAGGCCCGGCCGCGCCGAGGGGACGCTGGTCCCTGGGGGTGGATGCCAGGACTCTCCACGAGGGGCAAGGCGGGGCGCCTGCTACCGCCTGGATCGATCTCGCCGCTTCGCTCTCCCGGAAGCTGGACCTGCGCGTGCAGGGTAGGGTGGAGGCAACTTTTTCGGCCTATGGCCTTCGCCTGACCCCGGGGACCCGGGTGGAAGGGGCTTTGCAGCCGTCGAGCGGGGTGCGGCTGGCCACAGGGCTCGAGGCCCGTCCGGAAAGGCTGCGGCCGTCCCATCTCGCGATCGAGTACAACCCCCGGTGGGGCACGGTGGCGCTTCGGCTCACTCCCGAACAGGCCGAGCTCTCGTGGACCCGCGCCGGCCCTGCACCCGAAGAGACCGGTGCAACCGGGGCCGTCAAGCGGTGGTCCGGAGCGTTCTCCCTGCGGCGCCGTTCCGGCGGGGCGGTGGAGCCGGATCCGACAGCGTTGGTCGCCGAGGGACGCCTCCTGTACGGGAGCGAGCGCATGGCGGCCTCGGTCTGTGCGCGCTTCGAGGGCGAGGTGGCCGAATGGTCGGCCTCAATCGGGGACCATCCCGGCCCTTCCTCCGAGGCAGGGCGCTGGCTGCGGGCCTCCCCTGGCCGGTACCTGCGGGGCGACGTTCGCGTCACGCCTGCTGGGGAGGGCTACCGGGCCTGGACGTGGATGGGGCATGCAGGCATCCGGGGCCTGCTGGCGGAGCGGTGGGGATGGTTCGCAGAGGGTGGGGCCGCTTCCCTGACGCTGGAGCCGGGCGGCTGGTCCCTGCACCGGAGCGCGTCGTTCGGCGCCGGCCTTTTCGTGGTGAGCCGGGAGAGCCTGCTCGAGATGGGATGGCGCCTGGTGAAAGCGCCGGGGGAGCCGATGCGGCCGGGCGACCTTCCCGCTTCCATGCGCCCGGGTCTTTTCGTGCGGACGACCGGGTGGTGGAGCTCGGACCCCGGCGGTGCCGGTGGCCGGTAG